The window GGTACGATGCGTGGAGGAAATTAAACACCAGTTAGTTCCTTCCCCTCTCAGAAACCGGACTCAAGCTCTTCCCAAATCCGTGCGGCTATTTCGGTCTCTTTGCCTCGGGCATCTACTACACGGCAGCGATCCGGCCACAGTCGGGCAGCTTCGAGAAGCCCAGAACGTATAGCTCGGAAGTCACGGATCGCTTCGGCGGGATCTCCGCCCAAGTCGGCTCGACCGCTCCGCCTGCCAATAGCCTCCTGCTCCGGCAGATCTAGAACAAACGTGAAATCTGGGAGGCTATCACCAACGACCAGCGGGGTGACAGCGTTGAAAAGTGCGGTCAAATCCTCATCGCCATACGCTTGAAATGCAAATGTTGAATCTACGAAGCGATCAGACACCACCCAGTTGCCAGCTTTGACAGCGGGCCGAACGACGCTACGGACGTGATCATAACGCGAAGCGCTTAGGAGTAGGAGCTCCTCGATCCGAGATAGTGACCTGTTCTCTTTTGTGAGCATGGCGCGCACCTCCAGGCCAAGCCAACCGCCATCCGGCTCCTTAGTTCGAATGACGTTCTTACCCACGGCTTCTAGCGCAGAGCAGAGGAGCTGCACTTGTGTTG is drawn from Bradyrhizobium diazoefficiens and contains these coding sequences:
- the tmk gene encoding dTMP kinase, which encodes MPFVSIEGIDGSGKTTQVQLLCSALEAVGKNVIRTKEPDGGWLGLEVRAMLTKENRSLSRIEELLLLSASRYDHVRSVVRPAVKAGNWVVSDRFVDSTFAFQAYGDEDLTALFNAVTPLVVGDSLPDFTFVLDLPEQEAIGRRSGRADLGGDPAEAIRDFRAIRSGLLEAARLWPDRCRVVDARGKETEIAARIWEELESGF